In Aequorivita sp. H23M31, a single window of DNA contains:
- a CDS encoding glycosyltransferase, whose amino-acid sequence MPPEIRSKVCLVAISLGKGGAERSTALLSQMLIMKGYDVHIVILNDLIDYPYSGKLFNLGSEKSENDTAIKRIIRFKKLRNYFKTEKFDFIIDNRTRVSAGKEWYYLNYLYKGFKIIYVIRSANLDMYLPKKKWIVKQMISKSYKIVGVSKHIAKGINTQFSTDKAISIYNPIMEISETTIEVEGKYIIFVGRLEDDVKNLSLLLDAYSQSCLPERNIRLLIMGSGDDHEKLVEKADKLGISKEVQFVSFKPDVYPYLKNAIFTVLTSRYEGFPRALVESLSVGTPLVSVDCVSGPNEIIRNEMNGLLVENFNVTALAEAMDRMVTDKELYERCKKNSVKSIDHLSLENIAEDWDKLLKDEK is encoded by the coding sequence ATGCCTCCAGAAATTAGAAGTAAAGTGTGTTTGGTTGCAATTTCTCTCGGAAAAGGTGGGGCGGAAAGATCGACAGCACTTCTTTCACAAATGCTGATTATGAAAGGTTATGATGTCCATATCGTAATCCTGAACGATTTGATCGATTATCCCTATTCTGGAAAATTATTCAATTTGGGCAGCGAGAAATCCGAGAATGACACGGCCATAAAGCGGATTATACGTTTTAAAAAATTAAGGAATTATTTTAAAACTGAAAAATTTGATTTTATAATTGATAATCGAACTCGGGTTTCGGCTGGCAAGGAGTGGTATTATTTGAATTATTTGTACAAGGGATTCAAAATAATTTATGTTATCCGAAGTGCTAATTTAGATATGTATCTGCCAAAGAAGAAATGGATCGTAAAGCAAATGATATCAAAATCGTATAAGATTGTTGGAGTTTCAAAACATATTGCGAAGGGAATCAATACGCAATTTTCTACGGATAAAGCTATTTCTATTTACAATCCAATAATGGAAATTAGTGAGACGACTATTGAAGTAGAAGGAAAATACATCATATTTGTTGGTAGGTTAGAGGATGATGTCAAGAATTTAAGTCTTTTGTTGGATGCTTATAGCCAATCGTGTTTGCCGGAAAGGAATATTCGTTTACTGATTATGGGCAGTGGTGATGACCATGAAAAATTGGTAGAAAAAGCAGATAAACTTGGAATTTCCAAAGAAGTTCAATTCGTATCTTTTAAGCCAGATGTTTATCCATATCTTAAAAATGCCATTTTCACGGTTCTTACCAGTAGATACGAAGGTTTTCCTCGGGCTTTGGTTGAATCGCTATCCGTTGGTACTCCTTTGGTTTCGGTAGATTGTGTGAGTGGACCCAATGAGATAATTAGAAATGAAATGAATGGACTTTTGGTTGAGAATTTCAATGTCACCGCATTGGCCGAAGCTATGGATAGGATGGTTACAGACAAGGAATTGTACGAAAGATGTAAAAAAAATAGTGTAAAAAGTATAGACCATCTAAGTTTGGAAAATATAGCCGAAGATTGGGATAAATTATTGAAAGATGAAAAGTAA
- a CDS encoding sugar 3,4-ketoisomerase — protein MKSNNVDKIELLEIPKITDPRGNLSVVEEGFLPYEVKRVYYLYDVPSGEYRGAHAHKEQSEFLIALSGSFEVILNDGENKKSIVLNKPNRGLLIPTGIWRELENFSSGSVCLVLSSGKFLESDYIRDYDEYLKYKK, from the coding sequence ATGAAAAGTAACAATGTCGATAAAATAGAACTGTTGGAAATTCCAAAAATAACCGATCCCCGTGGCAACTTGTCTGTTGTTGAAGAGGGTTTTTTGCCTTATGAGGTGAAACGGGTTTACTATTTATATGACGTCCCCAGTGGCGAATATCGTGGTGCACATGCCCATAAGGAACAGAGCGAGTTTTTAATAGCCTTAAGCGGAAGCTTTGAAGTTATCCTGAACGATGGTGAAAACAAGAAATCCATTGTCCTGAATAAGCCCAATCGTGGGCTTCTTATTCCAACCGGAATTTGGCGGGAATTGGAAAACTTCTCTTCTGGTTCTGTTTGCTTGGTTCTTTCCTCGGGAAAATTCCTAGAGAGCGATTACATTCGGGATTATGACGAATATCTAAAGTATAAAAAATAA
- a CDS encoding glycosyltransferase family 61 protein encodes MAIHYKRVKLFVWLNGVVSGVCYPFLKIRDFRKNRTSEIQILEKSQTIVIDRSHFHFEGNAYWDKFKTFQSDDLFYAIIPDASIISKGIVLDSKNRVILESTLFQKEYLNILCSNHLVLLKRFLPKKKEKNVISLLNKLDNNYFHWTTESLTRILLVYERPFFNDYKILVKDGALPFIKQSLTFLFNIPETNIISKTLGENLEVNNALIVSFPHIRNSESEFTNVYIPEVLKKLNALAHIRLERLQPKPQKTPKNFIISRKSALERRILNEEYLIHKLSDFDFESIALEELDYIEQVALFANAEIIIATHGAGIANIIYGKNPILIEIFPEERNIRDAFYFAQITAALQIEHHLFLQKQENDKEDILLDDSFIEKIRMIISNSNSI; translated from the coding sequence TTGGCAATTCACTACAAGCGGGTTAAACTTTTTGTATGGTTAAATGGGGTGGTGAGTGGTGTTTGCTATCCATTCTTAAAAATACGTGATTTCCGGAAAAACAGAACTTCCGAAATTCAAATTTTAGAAAAATCCCAGACTATTGTTATCGACCGATCCCATTTTCATTTTGAAGGAAATGCCTATTGGGATAAATTTAAAACCTTCCAAAGTGACGATCTTTTTTATGCTATTATCCCAGATGCGAGTATAATAAGTAAAGGGATTGTACTGGATTCTAAAAATAGGGTTATCCTGGAGAGTACCCTTTTTCAAAAGGAATATCTGAATATTCTCTGCAGCAATCATTTGGTTCTATTGAAGCGATTTTTGCCGAAAAAGAAAGAAAAGAACGTAATTTCACTCCTTAATAAACTTGATAATAATTATTTTCATTGGACAACAGAATCACTTACCCGAATTTTGTTGGTCTATGAGAGACCCTTTTTTAATGACTATAAAATCCTTGTCAAAGACGGAGCCCTTCCCTTTATAAAACAGTCGCTCACCTTTCTTTTTAATATTCCCGAGACAAATATTATTTCCAAAACCCTTGGAGAAAATTTGGAGGTAAATAATGCCTTGATTGTTTCCTTCCCACATATTCGAAATTCTGAATCGGAGTTTACAAACGTGTATATTCCTGAAGTGTTAAAAAAACTCAATGCTCTTGCTCACATTAGATTAGAACGGTTGCAGCCTAAACCTCAGAAAACTCCCAAAAACTTTATTATTTCGAGAAAGAGTGCCCTTGAACGACGAATTTTGAATGAGGAATATCTAATTCACAAACTTTCAGATTTTGATTTTGAATCTATTGCTTTAGAAGAGCTGGATTATATTGAGCAAGTAGCTCTTTTCGCCAATGCGGAAATTATTATAGCAACCCATGGCGCTGGAATAGCCAATATTATTTATGGGAAAAATCCAATTTTGATTGAAATATTTCCGGAAGAAAGAAATATTCGGGATGCTTTCTACTTTGCGCAAATAACCGCAGCATTACAGATTGAACACCATCTCTTTCTTCAAAAGCAAGAAAATGATAAAGAAGACATTCTGTTGGATGATTCGTTTATTGAAAAAATAAGAATGATTATTTCAAACTCTAACTCAATTTAA
- a CDS encoding glycosyltransferase family 2 protein yields the protein MPEFSVIIPLYNKEKDIEKTMASLFAQRFSDFEIIVVNDGSTDGSEKVIKSFTDPRIKLFSKKNEGVAKTRNFGVEKASAQHIAFLDADDYWHANHLENLDYLIKKFPEQQWYCTAYEKKHNQKLTTAMISPIMDKKEWSGIVDDYFKNSLIDALAWTSAVCMKKSFFQKLGGFDATITNGAGEDTDLWIRAALASPLVFSTRISARHNLDGSNRISHTPTKNRVFLNPDNYEEIAQKNPYLKKYLDINRFSFAIQHKLANDLDSFKEYVKKLDVENLNAKQRFLLNQPRGILILLIRMKVLFESFGTRLTAYKS from the coding sequence ATGCCTGAATTTTCGGTAATTATCCCTTTATACAATAAGGAAAAGGACATAGAAAAAACTATGGCAAGTCTCTTTGCACAGCGTTTTTCGGACTTTGAAATAATTGTGGTGAACGATGGTTCGACCGACGGCAGTGAAAAGGTGATCAAATCATTTACCGATCCAAGGATAAAACTTTTCAGTAAAAAAAACGAAGGCGTAGCAAAAACTCGAAATTTTGGAGTGGAGAAAGCCTCAGCCCAACATATAGCTTTTCTGGATGCAGATGATTATTGGCATGCAAACCATCTCGAAAACCTGGACTATCTTATTAAAAAATTCCCCGAACAACAATGGTACTGCACTGCCTACGAAAAAAAGCACAATCAAAAATTGACTACTGCAATGATTTCGCCCATTATGGATAAAAAGGAGTGGAGTGGCATTGTGGACGATTATTTCAAAAACAGTCTGATTGATGCGCTTGCTTGGACTTCTGCAGTTTGTATGAAAAAGAGCTTTTTTCAGAAACTGGGAGGTTTTGATGCTACCATTACGAATGGTGCCGGAGAAGACACCGACCTATGGATAAGAGCCGCCCTTGCTTCCCCATTGGTTTTTAGCACACGTATTTCGGCAAGACATAATTTGGACGGCAGTAATAGAATTTCACATACTCCAACAAAGAATAGAGTGTTTCTCAATCCTGATAATTATGAGGAAATTGCTCAGAAAAATCCATATTTAAAAAAGTATTTGGATATCAATAGATTTTCATTTGCCATCCAGCACAAATTAGCTAATGATTTGGATTCATTTAAAGAATACGTGAAGAAACTCGATGTGGAAAACCTGAACGCTAAACAACGTTTTCTTTTAAATCAACCTCGAGGTATTTTGATTCTTCTTATTAGGATGAAAGTTTTGTTTGAATCTTTTGGAACTCGTTTGACCGCTTACAAGTCTTAA
- a CDS encoding glycosyltransferase family 2 protein, whose amino-acid sequence MISILIPTYNYNVVPLVKALQGQIHLSQINYEIKVYDDGSTDLPEENEKLPAFQNTIYKKLEKNIGRTAIRNLMATEAKYEWLLFLDADVLPDTIEFLEHYTNAIKNNDYDVVSGGIIYDEIKPSQKQLLRWHYGREREAKSVDERNIEPYFIFSSNLLIKKQLFLEANTVLENYYGLDNSLSNQLKKMNAKVLHIDNPVVHFGLEENEEFIKKALKAVETTVILENKGLMDTNMRPLQKSYSKLKKLHLQHVFSAIISKFKKDMERNFMSEKPNLFWFDLYRLDYYIQLKKKHNA is encoded by the coding sequence ATGATTTCAATACTTATCCCCACTTATAATTATAATGTTGTTCCGTTAGTAAAGGCACTTCAGGGACAAATACATCTTTCCCAAATTAATTACGAAATAAAGGTTTATGACGATGGCTCCACAGATTTGCCTGAGGAGAATGAAAAATTACCGGCTTTTCAAAATACGATCTATAAGAAACTCGAAAAAAATATTGGACGTACAGCCATTCGCAACCTCATGGCCACAGAGGCTAAATATGAATGGCTTTTATTCCTGGATGCCGATGTTCTTCCAGATACAATAGAATTCTTGGAACATTATACGAATGCCATAAAAAACAACGATTACGATGTTGTTTCCGGCGGAATAATTTATGACGAAATAAAACCTAGCCAAAAACAGCTTTTGAGGTGGCACTATGGACGGGAACGGGAAGCAAAGTCTGTGGATGAAAGAAATATTGAGCCTTATTTTATTTTCTCCTCAAACCTGCTCATCAAAAAACAATTATTCTTGGAAGCAAATACGGTCCTTGAAAATTATTATGGTCTGGATAATTCACTTTCAAACCAGTTAAAAAAGATGAATGCTAAGGTGCTTCATATTGATAATCCAGTAGTCCACTTTGGACTTGAGGAAAATGAAGAATTTATCAAAAAAGCCTTAAAAGCAGTAGAAACTACTGTTATTTTGGAGAATAAGGGATTGATGGATACAAATATGCGTCCCCTTCAGAAAAGTTATTCGAAACTAAAAAAGCTTCATTTACAGCATGTTTTTAGTGCAATAATCTCCAAATTTAAGAAAGACATGGAGCGAAACTTTATGTCGGAAAAACCCAATTTGTTCTGGTTCGACCTGTACCGTCTAGATTACTATATCCAGTTAAAGAAAAAGCATAATGCCTGA
- a CDS encoding S8 family peptidase, with amino-acid sequence MKQIILFIIILVQSFQMTSQNEAWFYLRAKDTAFTPSFEKKGEYLVYSGKDAQLKSILQKYKIRTFKKTWRNAKKENLKRTFFVISDKEALMNDLLTNAPNLFVFGELIAEEDKKIFEPNDYGLTSTIGENLGAQVNLDYLDVLEVPKAWYYTTGSRDIIIGISDGGIDSLDIEFAGKTKIIRNSYLSKGHGYSIAELAAGQGNNAYGIAGVCYDCSIYATNYSHANTLEQLVELSNLGVKVINCSWGTRTFYQTAQEAIYEMLENGTVVVAIGHNLSFSEGKGKVYYYPASYDKVIAVSSVSHRYADYHENIKVEEGKDLYYVENIRYYLSRTAGFKNNDTTQLPHNYPVSIKNLNDKIDILGPSVGLFRYSEMILHNEVAVSEYNQTSEVAPLISGTVGLMFSLYPCLPAEEVETIIKLTSTNIDDIEANKPYKGLYGAGMLNTGKAVKMVFDMFAEKEPVKIENQRFSRWDFKLTALSDVLIQNQEFTENSTLELTSKKGITLSENTVLKPNVNGGIHLKINPSLEKECELRLRDPSILEE; translated from the coding sequence TTGAAGCAAATTATTCTTTTTATAATAATTCTGGTCCAATCATTTCAAATGACTTCCCAAAATGAAGCGTGGTTTTATCTTCGAGCGAAGGATACAGCATTTACCCCTTCATTTGAAAAAAAAGGTGAGTATTTGGTGTACTCAGGAAAAGATGCTCAATTAAAATCTATTTTGCAGAAGTACAAAATCAGAACCTTTAAAAAGACTTGGAGAAATGCCAAGAAGGAAAATCTAAAAAGGACCTTTTTTGTAATTTCCGATAAGGAAGCTTTGATGAACGATTTGCTAACAAACGCACCCAATCTTTTTGTATTTGGGGAATTAATTGCCGAGGAAGACAAGAAAATCTTTGAGCCCAATGACTATGGACTGACGAGCACCATTGGCGAAAATCTTGGGGCGCAGGTCAATCTAGATTATCTGGACGTCTTAGAAGTACCAAAAGCGTGGTATTACACCACAGGCTCTCGCGATATTATTATCGGCATTTCCGACGGCGGAATCGATTCTTTGGATATAGAGTTTGCTGGAAAAACAAAAATTATTCGGAATTCCTATCTTTCCAAAGGTCACGGATATTCTATTGCTGAACTTGCAGCGGGACAAGGAAACAACGCTTACGGTATTGCAGGTGTATGTTATGATTGTAGCATTTACGCAACAAATTATAGTCACGCAAATACCCTCGAGCAGCTTGTGGAACTTTCAAACCTTGGCGTAAAAGTGATTAATTGCAGTTGGGGAACACGTACTTTTTACCAGACTGCGCAAGAGGCAATCTATGAAATGCTCGAGAATGGAACCGTAGTAGTGGCAATCGGTCATAATTTATCCTTTTCCGAAGGGAAGGGCAAAGTCTATTATTATCCGGCTTCTTACGATAAGGTAATCGCTGTTTCTTCGGTTTCGCACCGCTACGCCGATTATCATGAAAATATTAAAGTTGAGGAGGGTAAGGATTTATATTATGTTGAAAATATACGGTATTATTTAAGTCGGACGGCCGGATTTAAAAACAACGATACGACTCAGCTTCCCCACAATTATCCCGTAAGTATTAAAAACCTGAACGATAAAATCGATATCCTTGGACCCTCTGTAGGCTTATTTAGATATAGCGAAATGATACTGCATAACGAAGTTGCCGTTAGCGAGTACAATCAAACGTCGGAAGTTGCACCTTTAATTTCGGGTACTGTCGGACTTATGTTTTCACTCTATCCTTGTCTTCCAGCAGAGGAAGTGGAAACCATTATAAAACTCACATCCACAAATATTGATGATATTGAAGCAAACAAACCGTATAAAGGACTTTATGGTGCGGGAATGTTGAATACAGGGAAAGCAGTGAAAATGGTATTTGATATGTTTGCGGAAAAAGAACCAGTAAAAATTGAAAACCAACGCTTTAGCCGGTGGGATTTTAAATTGACCGCTTTGTCTGATGTACTCATTCAAAATCAAGAATTCACTGAAAACTCTACTTTGGAACTCACTTCAAAAAAAGGAATTACACTTTCAGAAAACACTGTTTTAAAACCAAATGTCAATGGAGGAATTCATTTAAAAATCAACCCTTCACTTGAAAAAGAATGCGAACTTCGACTTCGGGATCCAAGTATTTTGGAGGAATGA
- a CDS encoding cell division ATP-binding protein FtsE — protein sequence MSNHVLYLNDASIFQGDNLVLADVTISVEKGEFVYLIGKTGTGKSSFMKTLYGDLPLQKGQGHIVGYDLATLKENDIPFLRRKLGVVFQDFKLLNDRTVHNNLDFVLTATGWKDKVAKETRISEVLSKVDMKTQAFKYPYQLSGGEQQRIAIARALLNDPELILADEPTGNLDPQTSVEVMEVLREINKNGNTILMATHDYALLLKYPSKTLKCEDNQIFEVVQKTV from the coding sequence ATGTCCAATCACGTTCTATATCTAAATGATGCTTCCATATTTCAAGGTGACAATCTCGTACTTGCCGATGTTACCATATCGGTTGAAAAAGGGGAGTTTGTATATCTGATCGGAAAAACCGGAACAGGGAAGAGTAGTTTTATGAAAACGCTTTATGGCGATCTTCCACTTCAGAAAGGACAAGGCCATATTGTGGGATATGATTTGGCGACCCTAAAGGAAAACGACATTCCATTTTTGCGAAGAAAACTTGGAGTGGTGTTTCAGGATTTCAAACTTTTGAACGATCGCACAGTCCATAACAATTTGGATTTTGTGCTTACCGCCACAGGCTGGAAAGACAAGGTTGCAAAGGAAACCAGGATCAGCGAAGTGCTTTCCAAAGTGGATATGAAAACCCAAGCTTTTAAATATCCATACCAACTCTCCGGCGGGGAACAGCAACGTATTGCCATTGCCCGTGCACTTTTAAACGACCCAGAATTGATTCTCGCAGATGAACCTACCGGAAACCTCGATCCACAAACCAGTGTGGAAGTGATGGAAGTTCTTCGCGAAATAAACAAAAACGGAAATACCATATTGATGGCAACCCACGATTATGCGCTATTGCTGAAATATCCTTCCAAAACCTTGAAATGCGAGGATAATCAGATTTTTGAGGTGGTGCAGAAGACGGTGTAG